DNA sequence from the Synergistaceae bacterium genome:
TAGTGTTTCTTCTGCTCAACGTTTTATTCGTCTGGTCAACGCACGCTTTCGAGTATCTTTCCATGTTTTCTTTTTTACTTGACCCGATTTTTCTCGCCTTGATGATGATTCCCGGCACTCGGAGTCGCTTTGAAAACTACTTTTCCATTGAGCAACAGAGCCTGTGCTACGAAAGCCTAGGGCAACGCGACGGCATGACGGGCCTTTACAACAAAGCTTATTTTCTAGCCCTTCTAGACGAAAACCTCCAGGCCGCGTTGCTCGCGAAAAAACAACTGGCCTTCATCATGATGGACGTCGATTATTTTCAAAAATTCAACGACCTTTGGGGATACCCGGAAGGGGATAAAGCGCTATTTTCTCTGGCAAAGCTCATCCGGCAGTGTCTTCGGGAAAGCGACATCGCCGCTCGTTACGGCGGTGGGGAGTTCGCCATTATTTTGCCGGGCGGCACTCTGCCCTCTTCCGTTCTCATGGCTGAACGCATCCGTCAGACTTTTGAAAAACAGACCTACATGCTTGGTAAGGACAAAGCGGTTACTTTATCCTTGGGTTTGGCTTTTCTCAGAGCTGGGGATACGGTCGCGATGTTGATCCAACGAGCTGGCGAAGCCCTTGATCGTGCCAAGGTCAACGGCCGCAATCGCACGGAGTTCGAGGTTGCCCCTTAAAACCTCTTTCATAGGTTTAATCCCAAATACACGGCATCGAGCTCGTCCTGCTCTATTCCTAAGTAGCGCAATGTGTCGCCGTTGCTAGTGTGGTTCAGCAGCTTCTGAACTAACGCTAGATCCTTCGTCCGACGTTAAGTGTGATACGTGAAGGTTTTTCGTTAATTTTGTTCTCTCAGGATTTGTTTCATCAATTCAATTTTTTTTGCTTTTTTGATCGGATATACGGTTTTCATTTTTGGTCTCTCGCATTTGAAATTATTTCTCCCGGACGAGCTTCGTGTGTCAATATAGCACATTGACAATGCTCATCTACATATTTATCGCAATATAATTATTGATCCATAATTGATCCACAATTGATCCATAATTGATCCATAATTGACAGATATGTTTCGTGAATGTACATTCGAATGAGACGACACTGAAGCTCCGGCAAAACAGAAAAAACAGGAGAAAGAGGGAGAAACCATGAGGAAAATAGAAGGCGTGTTTGCCCCCATTGCCACACCGTTCAAAGAAGATGAGACAATCGATTTCGGAAGATACGCAGAGAACCTGGCGAAGTTTGATAGAACGGGCCTCGCGGGCATTACCGTGTTGGGCAGCAACGGAGAGTTCACAATGCTCTCCCATGCTGAGAAACTCGACTTAGTCGCGGCAACACGCAAGGGACTGAGTCCGAACAAGGTGGTGATCGCTGGGACGGGGTGCGAATCTCTGAGAGGAACGATAGAACTCACCAAGGCGGCGGCGGATAGAGGGGCAGACGCGGCTCTGGTCATCAATCCCTGTTACTATAAGCGGGACCTAACGGAATCGGTTCTCGAAAAGTTTTACGTGGCGGTGGCGGACGCGGCTCCCGTTCCCGTGATGATCTACAACATGCCGGGCAACAGCGGCGTCAATCTCTCGTCGAAGCTGGTGGTGAGGCTCTCCGCCCACGAGAACATCGTGGGCGTGAAAGATTCTGGCGGAAACATCGTGCAAATCTCAGAGATTATCGTCGGGGTAGGAGAGGATTTTTCCGTGTTCGCGGGGTCGAGTAGTTTTCTTTTCGCGACGAGCGTGCTGGGGGGCAGAGGGGGAACCTTGGCCGCGGCAAACGTGGCGCCGGATCTCTGCTCGGAGATTTACGCTCTCTGCCGACAAAAGGAGCACGAAAAAGCGCGCGAGATCCAGCTCGATATTTTAGAACTCAACGCTTGCGTCACGAGTCGTTATGGTATCGGTGGAATGAAGGCGGCGATGGACCTAGCTGGGTTCTTTGGTGGCAT
Encoded proteins:
- a CDS encoding dihydrodipicolinate synthase family protein is translated as MRKIEGVFAPIATPFKEDETIDFGRYAENLAKFDRTGLAGITVLGSNGEFTMLSHAEKLDLVAATRKGLSPNKVVIAGTGCESLRGTIELTKAAADRGADAALVINPCYYKRDLTESVLEKFYVAVADAAPVPVMIYNMPGNSGVNLSSKLVVRLSAHENIVGVKDSGGNIVQISEIIVGVGEDFSVFAGSSSFLFATSVLGGRGGTLAAANVAPDLCSEIYALCRQKEHEKAREIQLDILELNACVTSRYGIGGMKAAMDLAGFFGGIPRLPLLPASSAAVADIRVQLEKLGLLNKYQ